In a single window of the Balaenoptera acutorostrata chromosome 3, mBalAcu1.1, whole genome shotgun sequence genome:
- the PLEKHG3 gene encoding pleckstrin homology domain-containing family G member 3 isoform X4, with protein sequence MPVSASLHQDGSQERPVSLTSTTSSSGSSRDSRGTMEEPSGSEASAENGAGSPRGRRLPNSNNSSSWRSMRGPLSPFNSRASVAPAHKLSYVGRVVREIVETERTYVQDLRSIVEDYLLRIIDTPGLLNPEQVSALFGNIESIYALNSQLLRDLDSCNSDPVAVASCFVERSQEFDIYTQYCNNYPNSVAALTECMQDKQQAKFFRDRQELLQHSLPLGSYLLKPVQRILKYHLLLQEIAKHFDEEEDGFEVVEDAIDTMTCVAWYINDMKRRHEHAVRLQCSSLMLIESTRESPCFTVTHYKHSKQQYNIQAKTVEEKRSWTHHIKRLILENHHTTIPQKAKEAILEMDSYYPNRYRHSPERLKKASQDEVSSDVHQGRRQSEPGQLLYNWATLPSRQRGFTVPGLKGHRKSEPSRHLLRQLSEKARAAGMKGKGRREPEDPKSCRRPSSQSPTTAEKCLSFESVSSLPEVEPDPESGTEQEVLAAVEGPRTEEMPSDTEAPEVLEMQLDTHQLLLGLDPPGDMVDFMVAESTEDPKVLSSEDEEEEMGAAHEPESLLPPSVLDQASVIAERFVSSFSRRSSLALEDGKSSGFGTPRLTSRSSSVISLEDSEKGLAPRGSTTDSLGSQLPPEADISMGVAAESDPSVNGTEPQSPGCPAEPDRPSCTKESKLSSRDRLLLDKIKSYYESAEHHDAGFSVRRRESLSFIPKGLVRNSVSRINSLPRPDPEPLAPLGHKRQVGSRAASWALFDYPGPGQARAGDPAPITDAEFRPSSEIVKIWEEMASPEGSPRKGAGQGQANSFDLHEPLFILEERELGAITEESAAASPESASPTEPPSPAHLAQELKELVKELSSGAQGELVSPLHPRILQLSHVMDSHVSERVKSKVYQLARQYSLRIKGKSVTARPPQPWEKVAATTPHLQQEAGAPSGGRGKRKPVLSLFNHEQPTAQEHSPPKPGSAREISPRRFSFSPSATSPRTTSPGAWHIPRSPLSPLDTETFNWPDVRELCSKYASQDEALQAKGSRPRNLPVNRSHSLPENMMQPQPPLSGKVGRCCSLNARRAPAGPGVAQPQPLAGPPPSAPDGGEALYVTADLTLEDNRRMVVMEKGPLSGPSAGLEAASERGPSSPAAQAGQGLEFQECAEYRPKEEGPRDPADPSQQGRVRSLREKFQALNSTG encoded by the exons ATGCCCGTCTCTGCCTCGCTCCACCAAGATGGCAGCCAGGAGCGGCCGGTGAGCCTGACCTCCACCACCTCCTCGTCGGGCTCCTCCCGTGACAGCCGCGGGACCATGGAGGAGCCCAGCGGCTCCGAGGCTTCGGCCGAGAACGGGGCGGGCTCCCCGCGCGGCCGGCGTCTCCCCAACAGCAACAACTCCAGCAGCTGGCGGAGCATGAGGGGGCCCCTGTCCCCTTTCAACAGCCGGGCGTCGGTGGCGCCTGCGCACAAGCTCAGCTACGTGGGTCGAGTAGTGCGGGAAATCGTGGAAACGGAGCGCACGTACGTGCAGGACCTGCGCAGCATCGTGGAG GACTACCTCTTGAGGATCATTGACACGCCTGGGCTGCTGAACCCGGAGCAAGTCAGTGCCCTCTTTGGGAACATAGAAAGCATCTACGCACTGAACAG CCAGCTACTCAGAGACCTGGACAGCTGCAATAGTGACCCGGTGGCTGTGGCCAGCTGCTTTGTGGAAAGG AGCCAAGAGTTTGATATCTACACCCAGTATTGCAACAACTACCCCAA CTCAGTGGCCGCCCTGACTGAGTGCATGCAGGACAAGCAGCAGGCCAAGTTCTTTCGGGACCGGCAGGAGCTGCTGCAGCACTCACTGCCCTTGGGCTCCTACCTCCTAAAGCCAGTCCAGCGCATCCTCAAGTACCACCTGCTACTCCAG GAAATCGCCAAACATTTTGATGAAGAAGAGGACGGCTTTGAGGTGGTAGAGGACGCCATTGACACCATGACTTGTGTGGCCTGGTACATCAACGACATGAAGAGGAGACATGAGCACGCAGTCCGGCTCCAG tgCTCCTCCCTGATGCTGATTGAGAGCACCAGAGAATCCCCGTGCTTCACCGTCACACACTACAAGCACAGCAAGCAGCAGTACAACATCCAG GCCAAAACGGTGGAGGAGAAACGGAGCTGGACTCACCACATCAAGAGGCTCATCCTGGAGAACCACCATACCACCATCCCCCAGAAG GCCAAAGAAGCCATCTTGGAAATGGATTCCTATT ATCCCAATCGGTACCGCCATAGCCCAGAGCGCCTGAAGAAGGCCTCCCAGGATGAGGTGTCCAGCGATGTGCACCAGGGGCGCCGGCAGTCTG AGCCTGGTCAGCTCCTGTACAACTGGGCAACACTCCCCAGCAGGCAGCGAGGCTTCACGGTGCCAGGCCTTAAGGGCCATAGAAAGTCGG AGCCATCCAGACATCTGCTCAGGCAACTCAGCGAGAAAG CCAGAGCAGCAGGGATGAAG GGGAAGGGGCGCAGGGAGCCCGAAGACCCCAAGAGCTGCAGAAGGCCCAGCAGCCAATCTCCAACCACCGCTGAGAAGTGCCTGAGCTTTGAGTCTGTGTCTTCCCTGCCGGAG GTTGAGCCAGACCCTGAGTCTGGGACAGAGCAGGAGGTGTTGGCTGCCGTGGAAGGTCCCAGGACCGAGGAGATGCCCTCAGACACAGAGGCTCCAGAAGTCCTAGAAATGCAGCTTGACACCCACCAGCTGCTGCTGGGACTGGACCCCCCGGGTGACATGGTGGACTTCATGGTGGCCGAGAGTACCGAGGACCCTAAGGTCCTGAGCAGTGAGGACGAGGAGGAAGAGATGGGGGCCGCCCACGAGCCCGAgagcctcctgcctccctctgtgCTGGACCAGGCCAGCGTCATTGCCGAGCGGTTCGTCAGCAGCTTCTCTCGGCGGAGCAGCCTGGCACTGGAGGACGGCAAGTCCAGCGGCTTCGGGACCCCGAGGCTGACCAGCCGGAGCAGCAGTGTGATCAGCCTAGAGGACAGTGAGAAGGGCCTGGCCCCCCGTGGGAGCACCACAGACTCCCTGGGCTCTCAGCTCCCTCCAGAAGCGGACATCAGTATGGGGGTGGCCGCAGAGAGTGACCCTTCTGTCAACGGGACAGagccccagagcccaggctgccCAGCGGAGCCAGACAGGCCTTCCTGCACGAAGGAATCGAAGCTTTCTTCCCGAGACCGGCTGTTGTTGGACAAAATCAAGAGCTACTATGAAAGTGCAGAGCACCACGATGCAGGCTTTAGTGTCCGGCGCCGGGAGAGCCTCTCCTTCATCCCCAAAGGACTGGTGAGAAACTCAGTCTCCAGAATCAACAGCCTTCCCAGGCCAGACCCGGAGCCACTGGCTCCGCTGGGGCATAAGAGACAGGTGGGCTCGCGGGCAGCCTCATGGGCCCTCTTTGACTACCCAGGACCAGGCCAGGCTCGTGCTGGGGACCCAGCTCCCATCACAGATGCTGAGTTCCGCCCGTCTTCGGAAATTGTGAAGATCTGGGAGGAAATGGCGTCTCCTGAGGGGAGCCCTCGGAAAGGAGCAGGCCAAGGCCAGGCCAATAGCTTTGACCTGCATGAGCCCCTCTTCATCCTGGAGGAGCGTGAGCTGGGGGCCATCACTGAGGAGTCGGCCGCTGCCTCGCCGGAGAGTGCCTCCCCCACTGAGCCACCCAGCCCGGCCCACCTGGCCCAGGAGCTGAAGGAGCTGGTGAAGGAGCTGAGCAGCGGCGCCCAGGGGGAGCTGGTGAGCCCGCTACACCCCCGCATCCTGCAGCTCTCCCACGTGATGGACAGCCACGTGAGCGAGCGAGTCAAGAGCAAGGTCTACCAGCTGGCTCGCCAGTACAGCCTCCGGATCAAGGGCAAGTCGGTGACAGCCAGGCCACCGCAGCCGTGGGAAAAGGTGGCTGCCACCACCCCACACCTGCAGCAGGAGGCTGGAGCACCATCTGGTGGTAGAG GTAAGAGGAAACCAGTGCTGTCTCTCTTCAACCACGAGCAGCCCACGGCCCAGGAACACAGCCCGCCCAAGCCCGGCTCTGCCAGGGAGATATCGCCACGGCGTTTCTCCTTCAGCCCCTCGGCCACCAGCCCGAGGACCACCTCGCCTGGGGCCTGGCACATCCCCCGAAGCCCGCTCAGCCCCTTGGACACTGAGACTTTCAACTGGCCCGATGTCCGAGAGCTCTGCTCCAAATACGCCTCCCAGGACGAGGCGCTCCAGGCCAAGGGCAGCCGGCCGCGCAACCTGCCCGTCAACCGGAGCCACTCGCTGCCGGAGAACATGATGCAGCCGCAGCCGCCCCTGTCGGGGAAGGTGGGCCGCTGCTGCAGCCTGAACGCCAGGAGGGCCCCGGCAGGCCCAGGGGTCGCCCAGCCTCAGCCTCTGGCGGGGCCACCCCCAAGCGCGCCGGACGGAGGGGAGGCCCTGTACGTCACCGCAGACCTCACACTGGAGGACAACCGGCGGATGGTTGTCATGGAGAAGGGACCTCTGTCCGGCCCCAGCGCGGGACTGGAGGCAGCCAGCGAGCGGGGACCGAGCTCACCAGCAGCCCAGGCGGGGCAGGGCCTGGAGTTCCAGGAGTGTGCAGAGTATCGGCCTAAAGAAGAGGGTCCCAGGGACCCGGCAGACCCAAGCCAGCAGGGCAGAGTGAGGAGCCTGCGGGAGAAATTCCAGGCCTTGAACTCCACAGGTTGA